Proteins from one Dermacentor variabilis isolate Ectoservices chromosome 1, ASM5094787v1, whole genome shotgun sequence genomic window:
- the LOC142581420 gene encoding uncharacterized protein LOC142581420: MTDCWDDPAPTTVTVVPTEQLETKLFGRWSSSDVQVSDIGLTDYIAVKEKHAKYLPHSSGRYASKRFRKAQCPIVERLTNSMMMHGRNNGKKLLAVKIVKHSFEIIHLLTGENPLQVLVNAIINSGPREDSTRIGRAGTVRRQAVDVSPLRRVNQAIWLLCTGARESAFRNIKTIAECLADELINAAKGSSNSYAIKKKDELERVAKSNR; encoded by the exons ATGACGGACTGCTGGGACGATCCTGCGCCTACTACGGTAACAGTTGTTCCTACGGAGCAACTAGAAACAAAACTTTTTGGACGTTGGAGCTCAAGTGATGTGCAAGTCAGCGATATCGGCCTCACT GATTACATTGCAGTGAAGGAGAAACATGCCAAGTACTTGCCCCACTCCTCCGGACGTTATGCATCCAAGAGGTTCCGCAAGGCCCAGTGCCCCATTGTGGAGCGTCTGACCAACTCCATGATGATGCACGGCCGCAACAATGGCAAGAAGCTGCTTGCAGTGAAGATAGTCAAGCACTCTTTCGAGATCATACACCTTCTTACTGGAGAG AACCCTTTGCAGGTGCTGGTGAACGCTATCATCAACAGTGGACCACGTGAAGACTCTACGCGCATTGGGCGTGCTGGCACAGTGCGTCGTCAGGCCGTGGATGTGTCGCCGCTGCGCCGGGTGAACCAGGCCATCTGGCTGCTGTGCACAGGCGCCCGTGAAAGTGCCTTCCGCAACATCAAAACCATTGCCGAGTGCTTGGCTGATGAGCTCATCAATGCAGCCAAG GGTTCATCGAACAGCTATGCGATCAAGAAGAAGGACGAGCTCGAGCGTGTGGCCAAGTCCAACCGTTAA